CTTTATTAGGTCTTTTTATACCATTTATAGGTATAGGAACACTTCCAGCTGTTGTAACACTTGTAATATATGCAATATTTCCAATAATGCAAAGTACAATTACAGGATTATCTGAAATAGATTCATCATTAGAAGAAGCTGCTACGGCTTTTGGAATGACAAAGTGGGAAAAATTAAAAAAATATCAATTGGCATTATCAATGGGAATATTAATGTCAGGTGTAAGAACAGCAAGTATTATGATTATTGGTACAGCAACACTTGCAGCTTTAGTAGGTGCAGGAGGACTTGGTTCATTTATATTACTTGGAATTGATAGAAATAATACAGAACTTATTTTTATTGGAGCTATTTCTTCAGCTATTCTTGCGATAATTTTTGGGGGATTAATTAAATTTTTACAAAATAAGAAACCAAAAACTATATTAATGGCATCAATTCTATCTATTATTTCAGTTGGTATAAGTTTTACTCCTTTATCAAGTAATTCAGAAAAAACATTAGTAATTGGTGGAAAGCTTGGAGCAGAACCAGAACTTATTATAAACATGTATAAGTTACTTATTGAAGAAGAAAGTGATATAAATGTTGAAATAAAACCTAATTTTGGAAAAACTAACTTCCTATATGAAGCTTTAAAGTCAAAAAGTATTGATATATATCCAGAATATACAGGTACAGTTATAACGACACTTTTAAAAAATCCAATAGAGAATATATCTAATGATTCAGAAGAAGTATATAAAATAGCAAGGGATGAAATATATAAGCAAGATAATTTGGTATTTTTAAAACCAAGTGAATTTCAAAATACTTATGCTATAGCAGTAAAAAAGGATTATGGACAAATACATGATTTAAATAAAATATCTGATTTAAGTAAAATAGAAAAGAATGCTATGGCTGGATTTACTTTAGAATTTAATGATAGAAAAGATGGAAATAAAGGGTTAAAAAGTATTTATGGTTTAAACTTAAAAGTAAGAACAATGGAACCATCTCTACGTTATAGTGCTATAAATAGTGGAAATGTTGATATTATTGAAATTTATTCTACAGATAGTAAAATTTTAATATATGATTTAAAGATATTAGAAGATGATAAAAAGTTATTTCCTCCTTATCAAGTAGCACCACTTTTAAGAGAAAAAACATTAAAAGATTATCCTGAATTAAAGGATATTCTTGAAAAATTATCAAATAAAATTAGTTCTAAAGAAATGATAGAAATGAATTATAAGGTAGATGTTGAAGGCAAAAGTGCAAGAGAAGTGGCTAGAGAATATTTAAAAAAAGAAAATTTAATAAAATAAGAATAGAAAAGGAGTAATATGTTTGAGGTAATAATTTTAACTGTTTTAGCCTAT
The genomic region above belongs to Streptobacillus moniliformis DSM 12112 and contains:
- a CDS encoding ABC transporter permease/substrate-binding protein is translated as MNIINVFLDKKSEWLLALFEHLQISLLSLLIAIIIAVPLGIFVINYKKTKEWLLQVTGIFQTIPSLALLGLFIPFIGIGTLPAVVTLVIYAIFPIMQSTITGLSEIDSSLEEAATAFGMTKWEKLKKYQLALSMGILMSGVRTASIMIIGTATLAALVGAGGLGSFILLGIDRNNTELIFIGAISSAILAIIFGGLIKFLQNKKPKTILMASILSIISVGISFTPLSSNSEKTLVIGGKLGAEPELIINMYKLLIEEESDINVEIKPNFGKTNFLYEALKSKSIDIYPEYTGTVITTLLKNPIENISNDSEEVYKIARDEIYKQDNLVFLKPSEFQNTYAIAVKKDYGQIHDLNKISDLSKIEKNAMAGFTLEFNDRKDGNKGLKSIYGLNLKVRTMEPSLRYSAINSGNVDIIEIYSTDSKILIYDLKILEDDKKLFPPYQVAPLLREKTLKDYPELKDILEKLSNKISSKEMIEMNYKVDVEGKSAREVAREYLKKENLIK